From one Bordetella genomosp. 9 genomic stretch:
- a CDS encoding phytanoyl-CoA dioxygenase family protein, translating into MSSPLTAAQLDILREQGFVVVPDFLPAAQRDELRALAQAQLEQAVAPVEYEADLAYPGAPVSRQAEGGGTVRRLLDAYARDPRFAAWATAPAVAESLQRYFGQTPVLSRAHHNCVMTKHPRFGSLTGWHRDIRYWSFDRQDLVSTWLALGRETAQNGGLWLVPGSHVMELPAERFDGAQFLREDLPENAALIARAVSPELAPGDVLFFHCRTLHAAGRNQSDQVKLSVVHTYHAADTHPLPNTRSASKPEVPLAPAPH; encoded by the coding sequence ATGTCTTCGCCGTTGACAGCTGCCCAGCTCGACATCCTGCGTGAGCAGGGCTTTGTGGTCGTACCCGATTTCCTGCCCGCCGCGCAGCGCGATGAACTGCGCGCACTGGCGCAGGCCCAGCTCGAACAGGCCGTCGCGCCGGTCGAATACGAGGCCGACCTGGCCTATCCCGGCGCGCCCGTTTCGCGCCAGGCCGAAGGCGGCGGCACCGTCAGGCGCCTGCTGGATGCGTATGCCCGCGATCCGCGCTTCGCGGCCTGGGCCACCGCGCCCGCCGTGGCGGAATCCTTGCAGCGCTATTTCGGCCAGACACCCGTGCTGTCCCGCGCGCATCACAATTGCGTGATGACCAAGCATCCGCGTTTCGGCAGCCTGACCGGCTGGCACCGTGACATCCGCTATTGGTCCTTCGATCGGCAGGACCTGGTTTCCACCTGGCTGGCCCTGGGGCGGGAGACCGCGCAAAACGGTGGATTGTGGCTGGTCCCGGGCTCGCATGTGATGGAGCTGCCGGCCGAGCGTTTCGATGGCGCGCAGTTCCTGCGCGAGGACTTGCCCGAAAATGCGGCCTTGATCGCGCGCGCCGTGTCGCCGGAACTGGCGCCGGGCGACGTTCTGTTCTTTCATTGCAGAACCTTGCACGCCGCCGGCCGCAACCAGAGCGACCAGGTCAAGCTGTCCGTGGTCCACACCTACCACGCGGCCGATACGCATCCCTTGCCGAACACCCGGTCGGCCAGCAAGCCGGAAGTTCCACTCGCGCCCGCGCCGCACTGA
- a CDS encoding ABC transporter ATP-binding protein/permease: MVSYREKQRNPRQQRSGQESPGLESPGLDSLDSGTRVSPATLAALFDGGRKISAWRLIKPYWVSEDRHRARGLLALVLALNLGIVYVNLRVNTWYATFYDALDKRDLPAFTHLILVFTLLAFIFIALSTAQIYFRQMLEFRWRQWLTDVYLRQWLISRSYYRMERDRIVDNPDQRIAEDLRSMASNTLALSIDLISTIATFCVFVSLLWMLSGALAFAVFGHPEHIPGYMVWVAIGYGILGSFLVHKIARRLVDVGYRQQKVEADFRVLLVRVRENAEQIAFYDGGPQEGRRARVAFKAVRNNWREIMRYTKRLVFANSIYSQIAVIFPLVAAAPRYFAGAFTLGVLMQLNNAFGQVSGACSWFINSYATLADWRATINRLREFSMRMGQGDPDRLTREQGHEVAARGLQIFRPDGQALDVPAEFRLRPGERWLVRGPSGAGKSTLLRTLAGLWPHASGSLTMPAGADMQRYADAGAGAGAAPGGQPGPDGDKRHVALFLPQMAYVPDGTLKQAVCYPDSAEAYSDAECADVLRLCRLEAYAGQLDVVDAWSRRLSPGEKQRLAFARALLLKPDFLFMDESTSSLDTDTERHLYETLLQRLPRAAIVSVAHRDTLARFHTHEMRVGPQAGAQQLALAAAGA; this comes from the coding sequence ATGGTTTCATATCGCGAAAAACAGCGGAACCCCAGGCAACAGCGCTCCGGGCAGGAGAGCCCCGGGCTGGAGAGCCCCGGGCTGGACAGCCTGGACAGCGGCACCCGCGTCTCGCCCGCCACCCTGGCGGCGCTATTCGACGGCGGGCGGAAAATCTCGGCCTGGCGCCTGATCAAGCCATATTGGGTCTCGGAAGACCGCCACCGGGCCAGGGGCCTGCTGGCGTTGGTGCTGGCGTTGAATCTGGGAATCGTCTATGTGAACCTCAGGGTCAACACCTGGTACGCGACGTTCTATGATGCCCTGGATAAACGCGACCTTCCCGCGTTCACCCACCTGATTTTGGTTTTTACGCTGCTGGCTTTCATTTTCATTGCGTTGAGCACCGCACAGATCTACTTCCGCCAGATGCTCGAATTCCGCTGGCGCCAGTGGCTCACCGACGTATACCTGCGGCAATGGCTGATCAGCCGTTCCTATTACCGCATGGAACGCGACCGTATCGTGGACAACCCGGATCAGCGTATCGCCGAGGACCTGCGCAGCATGGCGAGCAATACGCTGGCGCTGTCCATCGACCTGATATCGACGATCGCCACCTTCTGCGTGTTCGTCTCCCTGTTGTGGATGCTGTCGGGCGCGCTGGCGTTCGCGGTGTTCGGCCATCCCGAGCATATCCCCGGCTATATGGTCTGGGTCGCCATCGGCTATGGCATCCTGGGTTCCTTCCTGGTGCACAAGATCGCGCGCCGGCTGGTCGACGTCGGCTATCGGCAGCAGAAAGTGGAAGCCGATTTTCGCGTGCTGCTGGTGCGCGTGCGCGAAAACGCCGAGCAGATCGCCTTCTACGATGGCGGGCCGCAGGAAGGCCGGCGCGCGCGCGTGGCCTTCAAGGCCGTGCGCAACAACTGGCGCGAAATCATGCGCTATACCAAGCGGCTGGTGTTCGCCAATTCCATCTATTCGCAGATCGCCGTGATCTTTCCGCTGGTCGCCGCCGCGCCGCGCTACTTCGCGGGCGCCTTCACCCTGGGCGTACTCATGCAGCTGAACAACGCCTTTGGCCAGGTCAGCGGCGCCTGTTCGTGGTTCATCAACAGTTATGCCACGCTGGCGGACTGGCGTGCCACCATCAACCGCTTGCGTGAGTTCAGCATGCGCATGGGGCAGGGCGATCCCGACCGGTTGACGCGCGAGCAGGGCCACGAGGTCGCCGCGCGCGGCCTGCAGATCTTCCGTCCCGATGGCCAGGCGCTGGACGTGCCGGCCGAGTTCCGCCTGCGTCCCGGCGAACGCTGGCTGGTGCGCGGCCCGTCCGGCGCCGGCAAGAGCACGCTGCTGCGCACCCTGGCCGGCCTGTGGCCGCATGCGTCGGGCTCGCTGACCATGCCGGCGGGAGCGGATATGCAACGCTATGCCGATGCCGGCGCGGGCGCCGGCGCCGCTCCGGGCGGGCAGCCTGGCCCGGATGGCGACAAGCGCCACGTCGCGCTGTTCCTGCCGCAAATGGCGTACGTGCCCGACGGCACCTTGAAGCAGGCCGTCTGCTATCCCGACAGCGCGGAAGCCTACAGCGACGCCGAGTGCGCGGACGTGTTGCGCCTGTGCAGGCTGGAGGCCTATGCCGGGCAACTGGACGTGGTCGATGCGTGGTCGCGGCGCCTGTCGCCCGGTGAAAAGCAGCGCCTGGCGTTCGCCCGCGCGCTGCTGCTCAAGCCCGACTTCCTGTTCATGGACGAGTCCACTTCCTCGCTCGATACCGACACCGAGCGCCATCTGTACGAAACGCTGCTGCAACGCCTGCCGCGCGCGGCCATCGTCAGCGTGGCCCACCGCGATACGCTGGCGCGCTTCCACACGCACGAAATGCGGGTGGGGCCGCAGGCGGGCGCGCAGCAACTGGCGCTGGCGGCGGCCGGAGCCTGA